From one Atribacterota bacterium genomic stretch:
- a CDS encoding nodulation protein NfeD: MKRYFIMVVTMILLVTSLFLQVQSKSVYVIPIQGQIEPGWLLFLERSIKEAQESGAQAIILEMNTPGGFIDTAREAKKILDKLTIPVYGYINTDALSAGAYLALATNRFFMTPGSTIGAAEPILLGGGQIDEKMLSFWEAEMRSTAEKQGKDPLIAAAMVRRQLAIEGLVEEGELLTLTTLEAEKLSFSDGTVNSITEILDRVDLSGSALIYSSDTFWEKLSGWLINPIVATILLMMGFFFLVVEIMTAGFGIGGFLSLLAFGLYFGGHFLTGVSGWPAILLFVFGIIFLLVEAFLPGFGIFGISGLVAVIIAIVLAAASTTSGIYMLLISLFIAGIASFLAYKYFQRKGALKSFILSESATREAGYSSSADYSYLLGKEGKTVTPLRPSGTVEIEGKRYDTVSESGYLDSSETVEIIKVEGYRIVVRKINR; the protein is encoded by the coding sequence GTGAAAAGATATTTTATTATGGTGGTAACTATGATACTTTTAGTTACCTCATTATTTCTACAGGTACAATCTAAATCAGTTTATGTAATACCGATCCAGGGGCAAATTGAACCAGGCTGGCTACTTTTTTTGGAACGTTCTATAAAGGAAGCACAAGAATCCGGTGCGCAGGCAATTATTCTGGAAATGAACACCCCAGGGGGTTTTATTGACACCGCCCGAGAAGCCAAAAAAATCCTCGATAAACTTACTATACCGGTTTATGGCTATATCAATACTGATGCCCTTTCCGCCGGAGCTTACCTGGCTCTGGCAACCAATAGGTTTTTTATGACACCTGGTTCTACCATAGGAGCGGCTGAGCCGATTCTTTTAGGTGGTGGACAGATAGATGAGAAGATGCTTTCTTTCTGGGAAGCAGAAATGAGAAGTACTGCAGAAAAACAAGGGAAGGATCCCCTTATAGCAGCGGCAATGGTGCGCAGGCAGTTAGCTATCGAAGGTCTGGTAGAAGAAGGAGAGTTATTAACTCTTACCACCCTGGAAGCTGAAAAGCTATCTTTCAGCGATGGTACAGTTAATTCTATAACAGAGATATTGGATAGGGTTGATCTATCGGGTAGTGCACTCATTTACAGTTCGGATACTTTTTGGGAAAAATTAAGCGGATGGTTAATAAATCCAATTGTAGCAACTATCCTATTAATGATGGGCTTTTTCTTTCTGGTAGTAGAAATAATGACTGCTGGTTTTGGCATCGGGGGATTCTTAAGTTTGCTTGCCTTTGGCCTTTATTTTGGAGGACATTTTTTAACTGGAGTCAGCGGATGGCCAGCTATCCTTCTCTTTGTTTTCGGCATTATATTTCTATTGGTAGAGGCATTTCTACCGGGTTTTGGTATCTTTGGTATAAGTGGATTGGTAGCCGTAATTATTGCCATAGTACTGGCAGCAGCTTCAACTACTTCCGGGATATACATGCTCTTGATTTCTCTATTTATTGCCGGTATTGCCAGTTTTTTAGCCTATAAATATTTTCAGAGGAAGGGGGCTCTGAAAAGTTTCATATTATCAGAATCAGCTACCCGGGAAGCAGGTTATAGTTCATCGGCAGATTATAGCTATCTGCTGGGAAAAGAAGGCAAAACTGTTACTCCTTTACGCCCTTCAGGAACGGTGGAAATAGAAGGTAAGAGATATGATACAGTCAGTGAAAGTGGCTATTTAGACTCCAGTGAAACGGTTGAAATCATTAAAGTAGAAGGATACAGGATTGTGGTTCGTAAAATAAATAGATAA